From the genome of Pieris brassicae chromosome Z, ilPieBrab1.1, whole genome shotgun sequence:
AGGGATGATGTAGGTTTCCGAATATAATAtctatgtatacaaaaattctAATTCAAGCAACCAAGGACACACACCACTTCACATCGCActcacaaataataaaatatattcaccgAAAAGCATCGAGAAGTTGGTAAACGTTCCCGACCGACTTAAATAGTCGGCTGAACCTTTGATGTCAAGCATGGCGTGAGTTAGATTGTAGACGGCATTTTAAGTACGTCACGCATCGCGGTACCGACACGTTCAACTAACATCTGCACTCGACGACATTCGTTACTTAGGGGCGGGCGTTAGCGAAAGCCCGCCCCTAACCAGCCCCCTACCTTTTCCAGTAACTGCGCCGCCAATAGTAAAACTCTACAGCTAATCTTTATCTGAGAAAAATAAACAGAGGTGGGAGTTAATGACGAGGTACTCCGACGGCGCTGGTAATCAGGAGGCTTTGTGGGCCGCGACAGCCTGTTAGCGAGCTTATCCGTCGATGGTTTGGCGAAAATTGAATGCTTTGTACCATTTTACAGTTTGCTTTTTGTTCTGACTATCCAACTTTTGAGAGAACAATCGAACTCTACGGTAGAAATTTAATAAGCTCTCCTTGCAAGGGTGGCACACTCACACCGGTTGTGAGGTCGTTTGAATAATTGATTACAGATAGATTCCTAGACAGGTATATAatgttatgaatattttttcattatatatatatacataatgtactaaataaactaataaactaatgtacgttatatatatatataacgtacATTAGTTTGAGGTGTAGTACTAGGCTTATAAACCattgaatattataagtatagtTAAATTATCCCCTTTCGACAATTTTTCATTCATGATCAGATTTTCCTGATATTCTTTCAAGTATAAACTTTGTAATCTTACTTCACGTCTTATAAACATTACTACACTAAGCCTTTTAGAATATTCACTAACATTCtgattctatttttaatgtacaagtacaaaatacttaaataccAATCAATTACAGCTAATTTGGTGTTAATTATGACTCTACGCACCCCGTGTTAGCATAGCCCTCTATGGCTAAGGCATTTTcgttatacttatttatttttttattaattaaagttgtaCATACTATGATTGTTCCTGGAGATATATTCAATTcaaggtatattttatatataatacagataaaataataataatctgtcTATCTCATGGatgatatatattaagaaagaaATGTTGcataataaaacatgtttattcaCTTCGGACCAACGATTTAAAACAACGATTCACAAAGTATCGAtgttaattagatttttaaaagggAATATCTTAAGATTTttcaaaaagtaaaatattctgATGGACTATTATTCAATAGTCCATCCTTCCTTTAtctattattgtaataacatatataatagttatacaGTGTCTTAGATGAAcgaaatattcattttaatgtttatgtaaTCTTTctctataacatattatttatctttcgCGTTTTATTTGGCGCGAGAGTAATTTTCCATCATCACATGTTTTTTTCGGCCATATTTTTCAACGAACAATAGAACCGTCTGTCCTTTGTTGTACATTGttcttttttcattaattatatcaattgcTACCGTCACTgcctttgttttaattacactGGTTGTTgtacacatttttaatttgtcaaaGTTTAAGTATTCCCTTAGAACGTCATTCGAACTAAAAAAGGTTAGTAGTATTCTATCGACATAGACACTGTATTACTTTATCTATATAGATCAAATCAAGCTGTGACCATCTACAACTACAATActgttaaaatagaaaatagatAACATCCGTTATTGGCATATTTTGGctatttcgtatttttttgacaatatttctgagtaatagtaatatacaattataattttaccgGAAATTGCACGCAGGACCATCATTAAAGGCcatgtatttaaatgatctcaattatatagattttgaatttgaattctATTTATGTTAAGCTTACGAAAAAAAAGTATCTTTGCGCTGAACAAAGGCTAACAATCATGATCGCGACCTAGCGCAAAATGGAAATAGTATGTCAAATTAGACTTCAAAACGATGgagtataaaacttttaaatttcttactaGGGTAACATTTTTCGAAATCGATAAAGCGGTACAGTGCGGGTGAAAGATTGGAAATTAACCCGTCGTTTTCAGAAGGCCTCAGATTGCATCTATACCTATGAttctttttctttcataagaaagAATTCttcagtttttgccgcgcgtTCTTTGAGactaatagttaataatattcttggcAAACGAGCAAGTGCTTATTgcgcatatataaatatggtaatgtttttgtacctAAATAGttgaaagtaaaataaaaaaaacctaattaattttagttttaatcatTGCTTCTTCGaaataaaactgtatattaataatgtttttttttgaaggagCAACATTGTCTTACTtacatttgtttgtttgaatCAAACGTCAAAAGCAAAATTAATGAAAGCTGTTCCTTCATTTTGTAAAAGTCAAACACCATCTGGCGCAATCAATTCGTCGGGAATGAGAAAAATAACCCCCAACGCGAAATGAAAAATCTGTTTTCACAGCGCTGTTAAAATAGCCTTTGACTTAGTGATATCGAATCTGCACTGAATTCAGCAGTATTTGACATTTCGTACCtaatgaaaaatgtttcatGTGTTCTTATTCTGAcgcgaatattttttattgagaccatgtatttttagttatatcaCAATTTTTGATGTATCTTAGGCTAGAATTTTAATAACCGGCagcaaatgttttatttaggagataacaataattactCGTCTGGTGATTTATTCGCTAACTACAATGTTAATTACAATAACGTTATGGTATGAATATTGATGTCATGTTAATAGAAAATCTAAGATTTAGATCTTATAAAAAGTTCActtatgatattaatattcaagtaatggataaattaaaattttcagttaCTATGTATAGGGTtaggtataaataatataggtgaaaacttattattacCAAAGGTTTCAGAGGTGCTACGTAAAAGCTACGCGGCAGCTACGAGATTAACTTTGTGTGCGTGTTGCGTGTCATAGTAGTAACTTAATTGTATATGTGTGAGTCGTGATCGATGCTGTCGCGCGGTTGCCACGCCGCGCGTTTCCGGTACGTTGCCACCCCGCAGTCTTAGCTCAGTAAACAAGATATTGCGGTCGCACATTGGGACGTAGCCATAGGCCGAGGCGTCTTGAACTCATtagcataataaaaaatgatttggatatgtaattattaaatatcgaGATGGTATTTCTTCTACAAGCAATTAAATCTGTTGTGTTCCTCTAATTTGATAAGTTTACATTCAAAATATGTACCtatatatcattaaatttaaaaaaaaattaggttcatatttttttagttactaGTCTGTGGAGTAATGAGTAgaacaataaaactataaatactaCCTGTACCTTATACTTTTGTAgaacaaaaaatgttaaaagtatAGTTATGTATATTAGGATGAATatcctttataataaatactaaatatattgcTTAATGTTCATTATTCTTGTGCTGTTATAAATCTAGAAGTAgttagtatttaaatataaatttgatcgATTTGATTTGTAATCGCTGTATAAACAGAGCTTTTGTTATCGGAGCAGAGCCCAAAGTTTCTATAACATTTCTCGTtcaactatataatatatagttttaatatggAATACATCGGAATCCATTGAGACAAAACTACATAAGACCCTCATCTATCCTACAACCTATTTTCTGTTCATTTGATGCGAATATTTAATAGGTATCAACCAAaagcataaaatataattgaatctGAAATTCATATAGTTGTCTACAAACGTGCAGTCGACTCGGCTTATccgtgtttaatttaaaattaatacaaacagGCGGCACTCCGGAAATAAGCTTAGAGTGCAGAGCGCGAGGCAGAGGGAGAGGCGCGAATTAGATGTTACCGTCGTCGTCCTATTAACGGTTATTGGTAGATAGCAATTTAGAAATCACGATTGGCTTTTTTATTCGCTTATATGCCTAATATACCATCCGTGTttcatgaaataaattaatgatgttttttaattattcataggCTGTGAATGTCATTAACGCTGGTCTACCAATGGATGTATTGTGCTATAAAGTAGCTATAAGTCTGTGAAACAGCTATAAGTCTGTGAAGTCCATACAGACAGCTCTcaaattcttttttatataggaaATAATACGATAAAgcgttgttaaattttattacaaacctGATGCTGTGAAAGTTCAGGTATGGTATGTATAGATGCAGGATGTGTATAAAGAATGTAAGACATAATTATTTGGATTATATCTattgagaaaaatatatttttcaaatttaattattcacttagctgtattttttagttttaattcactAGTGACTCTTTTTTAAccactattatttatattctttagatgtatatctaataatttgacatatatctttattttgaaaaaacctATAGGGtaaaaatgctttaatttCTAACTGCATACGATTGAAGATGCTAATGTCATTGTAAATGTTACAAATCTGTCCGTCGTAAGCACAGGTAGTAAATAAGTATGCCAAATGTGGGTCGTAGGTGCTCGAACAATAGTTGGCTCTGACTAGTAGCGCCGGAACCTCGTGTCTCCTCCTCACCGCCATTTCCGTATCCCCTGGGGTGTTAGGTTCAGGGAGCTTCCGAACGCGCATACAATGATGTCTCTTTTATACCCTCACACCACTAATCGAGTCCTGATTACATTTAACTCACGCTTTATAAGTAAacactataatttacattttgataaatttactattataccatttttaaatagtgcactttattatatagcttgttttagtttaatttaaattacaaatacattttgtattctCTCTATCAATCCTACTGGCTATATTAACCCCACAagtttatcaataataaaaattcattacgTAACAATTAATAGAAACAACatgaattaaattacatagaaAAATTTATCTAAACTAGACTAccatcaattataattttaaatagaaattactTTTATCTATTCATATCCTTCTTAACCGCCCTCTGACGGGTGTCTAACGAAAACTCATAAACCATGAAGGCTCACCCCTACTAGTTGAAATCAATGCCATCTAACGTAATGCGTTGCAACTATGATTATAAAGGCCCTCAACACAACCCAcccaaataataatactgcTTACCCAtacgatttttattaaaaggtgTCGTTAgtgattttataattcataaatgtaGTTGGGAAATGGAACATCTTAACAGTTTCAATAGCAAGTTATAACCACATATTATGTAACTCAAATACaaggaattattttaaatcagtttTTCTTCTTTTCAGCTTTCAGTTTGTAGGTCAATTGTGATTCTAGCATTTGCATATAGTCCAAATACCTTGTACCCCAAGGTGAATAAGATATATACCATTCTTTATACATTTCGTAATCATCAACACCTGTAAATACCCCACCCTCATAATCTAAAACAGCGTCAACAACTTCCACAGGATCTAAGGGTCTGTGATATAATTCAGCAACTCTTTTTCCACACAACAGAGAATCGACGCCCTTTCTTATTGTATTGATGTCATAGCCTCTTAGCGCTTGAGCTGCACTATGAACATTAAACTCTCTGTCCATGCCGTGGTATTTCATTAACATATTTGTTAGTACAAAAGAGATACTTCCGTAATCGGATCGAGGTAATAATATTGTCGAAGGAAACACTTTATACATTAGCGGATTTTTCGCAAGCCAAGGTTCAGAAGCTGTCCCCAATACTAGTATTTTATCATCAGCTTGAATTGgttttaaaacttctttgaAAAAGTCCTTAGATAGTCGTGTTGGATCGAagattttttcttctttcggaacttttttataaaagagtTTATCCGCGTCATCTACTAATATAACGGTGGGTTGCATTAATTTACTAATTCTATTTACCAGTtgaaacattgtttttaagtttttaggCCCCGGGAATTTATCGTACACGTTCATGGGGGATAGATCTATCAGAATTGCATTAGTTTCGGTTGCTATTGCATAGACTAAAGTTCTCTTACCCGATCCTTTAGGACCGACAAGAAGCTGAGACCTAACTGATTTTGGACACGAAGAACCCATTGTCAGTATACAACGGACTTTTACCAATTCTTTGACATCACCTATACAGCTGGGTGGAAAAGAAGGTGTCCAAAGCACAGCCCTCATATCTGCAGCCGCATAATTTCTATCGCCCCAGTAGTCTTCTAAAGTTGTTCTTGGATATTTCCTTACAATACCTTCATCGACTAACATCTGAAACATGCGAGCTGGTGGTATTTTGTCAGGCTTCGGaggcttaatttttttaggtttttttcgTTTCTTGCTTTGAGGAGGCTTCGCAATCCCCGCTTTCAGATAGTCGACTTTCAAAgagtttttaagtaaattcaaCTCCAATCGCATCATATCATCAACTATTGGCCTAAGTTTCAACTGAATATCTTGGTAAGCGTCGTCTGTTATTAGTTGTTTAATAAatccttttaatatttcttctgGTGCATCTGTTGTATCATATTCTTTCCATTGATTTTGATAAAGATCCCATGCTTCATGCACAGATTCTAGAGCAGTtcctattcttaaataaataccgGGGTCTCCTTCTGGATTAAGAcgagattttttataatcaagtAATCGTTTtgcttcttttatttttgcgTCTGCttgtaatctttttttttcttcccTGGCTGCTAATTTCTCTGCTTTAATTTGTTCCTTTGATTTAGGACTACCGGCTTCTGCTTTAAGTCTTTTATCTTCTTCTAATCTCCATTCAATATATTCTTCAATGGTAAACGTTTCTccttttacaattaaaatcgAACCTCCTTCATCAGGATAAGGAAATTCGTCAAAGATTCGGACTTCCGAATACCATTCACGGAGCCATTGACGAATTTCATCAGAAATATCCTCCATAATTTTTCCTTCTCGCAGCCTTAAAACTCGAGCATTTTCTTTCATGTTTGCTTCTAACCACTTTATGTAGTATTTCTTCCTAAAAGTTCTTCTGTCTTCTTTTACTTTttctaattgtattttttgtgacGGGGGAGACCATGATGGAATAATCATAcctagtttattttttagctTGTTGTCTCTTTTACGGTAGCGCTTTATCTCCATAAATTTTCTACATATACTTTGTATTAGTAAAGCAGCACGTATTCGCAAGGATTCACGAGCTGGAGGTTTTTTCGTTCCAGCGAGGTCTAAGTATAAGTTTTCATCTTTGTTGTACTTCTTTGTCTTTTCTCTAATCAAATAACGCGACCTTTCCATTCGTTGTATGTTGTTTATGTGGCCATTATATTCAGCTAATAATCTCATTTCTTCTAGTTCTTTTGGAGAGAGCTGCACTGATGATGCAGCATCAGATAGTTCTTCACCCATTGCCATGCGCCTTTTCATCTCAGCTTCTTTTTCTTCTCGTGCTCTAGCTTCTTCTTCTaatcttttttcttctttCCTTTCTATTTCTGATGGTGTTGGGGTTGGATCACCAATTCGGTTCCCGGCTAATATTTCGTCGATTATGTATTGCATTTCCTGTTCTCTTATTTCAAACGGATAATGAAATGGGCACATGATTTCAATATCCTGAGGAACCATAAGCAATTGTTGAAGTGCATTATCTGAATATGTAAATTCAAATGCTTCAACTTCTTCTAACGATAATTTCAACTCAAACAGCCTGCAGGTTATGGCATCAATTATCGTTCTTATATACGGCCTTCTTTGCACTTGCTCCATTTGATCATAACAATcacataatttattgtatatttcacAATATTTGCAATAGACACGCGCTACTATTTCTACAGCCGTAGCTTGTGGTTTAATACCGATGGAGCTCACAGCTAATTCTTGTAGACGATCATCTTCCAATGACGTTTTTTGTATCTGCTCTTTTAATTGTAGCCATCGCTTATAGTAATCTTTATTAGACATTGTggttgaaataataatataatatcttaaatttaacacataaaaagtcttaaaaaattaaatttcatcgTAAGTCATCGTGTGTCATAATCAAATTTTTCATAGGTTGATTTCGCTGTTACAAAAAGAGTTTCTATCAGCAGAGTCCAAAAATGACCTGTTGCAATTATATAATTGCGATTGATGGTCACTACAATCGCAGCAAACTACTACTTACTTACTACGACTTCACATATAATATGGATGAGGAAGAAGAAACCATATTTTAAGGTATATCACCAAAAGGAAGATCTTAAAtattctcaaatcaaggtcgTACAGCGGGCGAGACGATTTGGCAATAAACTGTctgccattatttttaattttacactaATCATAACTCTGTTTCATGGTCAGAATTTCTGAGACTATTCAAAAGGGTATATAAAATCCTGTAGGGCTTTCCGAAAATTTGTGCATATACATAAGTTGGTTTCTTCAAACGTACAGGGGTTGAACAATGATCGTTCAGCCCCTCGCGCTGgctacaataaaaatgtttcaagtGCGCCTCCGTACGTTCCATTGAACATTAGCATCGTCGCACGCGCTCGGCGCTCACATCCGGCGCGCGTGTCGCTTTTCTGGTCACAGATTAAATTATAAGCAGTAGCGATCTTATAcgacttttttattttcaaatgtttaatACTCAGACAAATTTACTGTTATGAAATTATAGATCTTTCCTTTATAACAATGGAACCTGATGAACCTGTGCTTTATGTAGACCCTTAAAATTAGAGAATCTTTGAATTCTATAAAAGGGCATtaagattttctttaaatttctgATAGCTTGTACACcttttatatctatatctaGTATACAGTATctgtataagtaaaaaaataacactaaaCAATCATAGTATccttaattatcaaattaaaggTTGTTCTTCGTCTTTCCGATTTCTTATAGATCACGTGGGATCTCGTCGCTTAAAGTTTATAGCTTGGGCAAGCCTGCTGAAAACAGCATCGTCCAAAATGCAACGTTACTATGATTTATTTAGTCCCTCCTATGTATTCATTACTGGTGTAGAAATTTAAaccattaattttgttaactcTGTCTCGGTCAATAAAACATGCTTGGGGTGGAGATAAAGGGATCTGCTAGTTAAAAATCCGTCTGATTGTTTTCTTATCTTgactatttaatattcaaaaatcataatctattttgaatttttgattAGAATTTGATATTTCGTTTTATCCTAAATTTACATCCTTATATTAGGTTAAACGCTATACGGTAAAGAAAACATCTTGAATAAACGTTATAATACTTATGATGCAAAAATCGATGCGTACCATACACAGACGACATACCTATTTTTCagtcaagaaaaaaaaatataaaattaaacaggtCTAGAGCTGCATTCTGTGATGTGAAATTgttaataagaatataataatactttttaataaataaaatgcattagTCAAATGTGCACCAAGGCAGGTTGATCTACAAATCATAGAAACAGATCACAAAAACGAGTCAAAATAATCTATGGCAATATTCtgaaattaacttaaatgtaCACAAATGTATcttgatacattttatttatttgttgattAAATACACTTAGAATCgcgtaatttttataagttgGCTTAATTCAGTATCGATGGAACCCCATGATTCTCACGAGACTATGTTCATTAATCGTTAATCTGGTACCGTAACAAATTAGTTACTCCACCCATTGAGTTAGTGCGCGTTCGGATCGCTCTCCGGAACCGATCGAAATACAATGGACTACCGAggagtattttattttgatattctaaatttgaaataatactAACTCTAAACTAAGGAAACTCATAACTTCTGAATTATAACGCGTAATACcaattatattaagatatctGGTCGTCAATTTGCGTTGTAGAgacacttattattatatatatagtggcATGTACCGGCTTCAAACGGCtagtcatttatatatatattggaaaTGAATGGACTATGTTACTCAGTGAtaatggattttttaaaagacaTCCAAAAATCAAaccttaatattagtatagatatgCCAATAACAATGTTACCAATTAGTAACGACTACTGAACTATATCTATATCCACATATCAACCCCTTGTATGTATTCGATTGATGAGAAAAATCAAAATGCTCCACGGTTGTCACCACAAATTGGGAGCGAGACGACATGCGCTAAAATTGGATACGCATGGTACATTCGACCCCATCGAGTTTATTATTCATAGGTGATTGTAATCATGATAGCCTgatattttgtaatgtaatactgtttttaattaagcagttacttcattttaataaaaggtcAGAGATGGAGgacatttattgttttctttttgttatatacatgGCTGTGGCTTACTGTGGCGTTGTGGACGTGTACGATTGTAGGCTTTTGTTAGTATAGGTGAGGATCAGACAcctaattgtttaaaacaatgcAACGCACGCAACAATATGTTGAAACCTATAACTTGATTTTCTCTGATTTTTTTCGGAACATTTGTTATAGTAAACTATGTGACCCGACAAACgttgttttgccatgtatattatttccaggaaacatttttttagttcaaacCAAacaacctatctactataataaaaaataggggttgattgTAGAGGGATGACAATTaagctgtatcataaaaaaataaaaacaaaatatacgagcggggaacgaacattgagacgcgagaattttatataattatctgtaatatttaatattcaaatagaGTATTGAAGAGCATTgctaaatgttttaaaataattatgggtTGTATTGAACGTAGCAAAAGCCAGTGCTATTCACATTTGAGAGCTCTTAATAACAGAACATGTGACGACGCGTGCGACTATTTAGTTATGGGTCGGCACGGCTGACTGtcgttatttttatgaatgctCATTTAAGTCCTCGAGATATATTATGCAACATACGGAAAATGCATTGGAGTGTGAGGCGATCACATATTGAGGATTATCGGTttttgacaaataaatataataatgctttaagCTGTTCAGTTGTATGATTTGataatgtcaaaaataaatctttaaaacaatatcataatatatgggataaataataactaaatcttaaaaagaaaaatatgccGCTTACTTTGATTTAATTGTCTTAACTTGACAATTAAATCAAACATGAACGTGCGCGGAACTTACAATTCAGTCACCTTTAACATTTTAGATGAGATTCATAATCTAAACTTAGCGTGAACTAGTACTCCCGCCCAGTTTATgttaatcttaaattaattaatctaagGGCGTCgatttatttccaaaacacAAATGTACTGTCTTTACAACATTTTAACTTACAGagtcaataattattaaaaattgataaataaaaaattaaaataaatttaaaaagtttggtccctatgGTAGTGTACCTGTAATGCagcagcatttcctcactatattgcgatacttattcgttgatcGATGATCGAGTTAAGCAAACCTACTGCCAGCTGCCAacctaaatttttaataagtgtcTGGGCCATTGAAcaccacggcccaagagtcccTACTCCAAGGCAGAAAGAAAATCGAATTTCAGGTAAACCTTCTGACGCCTTCGCTTctccaattaattaattataatctaaattactgacataaaatattttttttttgatttattgatCTTAGTCAAAATGAagagatataaatatacaatgacAAAGAGAGTCATTGTTGGAATCTCTTTCCTTTAACAATCATCCAACCCTTGAAGAGTAACGTTCCACAGAGCGAGATAACCACTCCTTTGACGAAcactttaacttttaattgacGTCATCGCTTTGAATTTACGCTTCGACTAGTCCACTTTAAACTTCCATCTAATTATCTTAACAATCGTACTGGGTCAATTTAAGATTTTCTATAGCTTTAAATTCTGAGTATTCCTTTGCGACGAGTAAATGACTTTAAAGTAACGCTTAATTAATTCTTTGTTACAATTGCATTAATAAacgatttgattttattattaaggatataatatttagtgttCAGACGGTATAATACTTTTGGACAAACAAAACAAGTGGAAATGAtgatgaatttattaaaattttatgtaaaaaacatattaaaatggtTCAGTTAAATGCCAACACACAAAAATCAGTTAACTACAGCGAGGTATTTTGATATTTGGAATGTGTAGCGGGGTTTACGATAGGTGAGGGGCGTGACGTCATTAATCAGGCTGTAGCGGTGACGTCATCAGGGTGAGATAACCCAGAAGCTATTTACATTGATGATACACCCCAGTGAATAAATTGTTAAGGAAAATATGTAGTTCATTTTGCaactttttcatataaacgaaattattgacaaataatatttgtctTAAGTACATAACACAGCCcgaaaagttttatttaattaaacaccgCAATTCTCATCGCACATTTTCCTTATTAACAGTAACATTTTAccaaagtgtttttatttatttcccataaagcatttaatataaaaggtcataaaatttaaaatgcaattttaacaAGTGTAGCCCCGAAATagattaatattgaatttctaAGACCAAAAGTTGAATGTTACATTTGTATCAATAAAAACACTCACCCGTACATTTACTTGCTCTTAAGGTGTCAGATAGACTAGATGTACTGTATCCCTTACTGAGTCCACTTGCTAACTTCTCAGTTCctgaaaatcatatttatattatatcgtaatacattaattgcaacaagatattattttttttggaatCAACGTTTCCTTTCATCTTTTAATCGCCGgtaattaagtatatttaagttaaagaCGTTAGAAAAGAGTACGAAAGGAAATCTTCAGGTGGGTTAGCCATGTAAAAAGGATGTAGGAGAAACAACTTACGAGTAGAATGTACAAGGCAACCGTGAATGGTGTGGAACAAATCCAGGTCATGCTAGATAAGGTATAGAGAAGACACGGTAAAAGTACTAATTAACCGACGAGCATTCCTGGTGAATTTCATGAATGTGGATATAGTGAGATATGTATAGAAGGCTGTGTATATAAATGAGATGAGCATGGCTGGTGGTTTCACTTAGAATTGGCTTCTTTTTATCAGGGGTTTtctcttttattttactaatactaaTATGAATACATACACCCAAAACTATCTCTTACGCAAATGCAttgcattaataaaattatttcttgctTCAAAACGCTTgcttaattttagtttttccttGAAATTAACGGCATGTCACTTAACGGTAActgtatctatataaaataattgctgTATTTCATTGAAATTAACATTGGTTAAGAAATATACTTCAAcagacaaattaaatatattagtttataagacgattttacttttatcatttttgtttaatctagatttattttttgacgttcataggtgtacattgtgttacctatatgaataaatgatttttgactttgacattattttaagctttattaattaatccataCAACAAGTGATTACCTTACATTccttaatattactattatttgtgttagtataagtttgatttttttaagtttcattacttatatcattaataatcGCCTAAATTGATATAGG
Proteins encoded in this window:
- the LOC123718836 gene encoding dynein regulatory complex protein 11-like; translation: MSNKDYYKRWLQLKEQIQKTSLEDDRLQELAVSSIGIKPQATAVEIVARVYCKYCEIYNKLCDCYDQMEQVQRRPYIRTIIDAITCRLFELKLSLEEVEAFEFTYSDNALQQLLMVPQDIEIMCPFHYPFEIREQEMQYIIDEILAGNRIGDPTPTPSEIERKEEKRLEEEARAREEKEAEMKRRMAMGEELSDAASSVQLSPKELEEMRLLAEYNGHINNIQRMERSRYLIREKTKKYNKDENLYLDLAGTKKPPARESLRIRAALLIQSICRKFMEIKRYRKRDNKLKNKLGMIIPSWSPPSQKIQLEKVKEDRRTFRKKYYIKWLEANMKENARVLRLREGKIMEDISDEIRQWLREWYSEVRIFDEFPYPDEGGSILIVKGETFTIEEYIEWRLEEDKRLKAEAGSPKSKEQIKAEKLAAREEKKRLQADAKIKEAKRLLDYKKSRLNPEGDPGIYLRIGTALESVHEAWDLYQNQWKEYDTTDAPEEILKGFIKQLITDDAYQDIQLKLRPIVDDMMRLELNLLKNSLKVDYLKAGIAKPPQSKKRKKPKKIKPPKPDKIPPARMFQMLVDEGIVRKYPRTTLEDYWGDRNYAAADMRAVLWTPSFPPSCIGDVKELVKVRCILTMGSSCPKSVRSQLLVGPKGSGKRTLVYAIATETNAILIDLSPMNVYDKFPGPKNLKTMFQLVNRISKLMQPTVILVDDADKLFYKKVPKEEKIFDPTRLSKDFFKEVLKPIQADDKILVLGTASEPWLAKNPLMYKVFPSTILLPRSDYGSISFVLTNMLMKYHGMDREFNVHSAAQALRGYDINTIRKGVDSLLCGKRVAELYHRPLDPVEVVDAVLDYEGGVFTGVDDYEMYKEWYISYSPWGTRYLDYMQMLESQLTYKLKAEKKKN